TCGCACTGCAAGCTCTACAGGGGAAAGAGGTGTTGATTAGTTTGCATGGGAATCAGCAGTTTGCGATGTCGAGTCGGATCAAAAATCTAGGGTTGATGTATCTTAGGACTTATCTAAACCTGTTCAAAAACTTGAAGGTGGTTACGCTAGAACTTGATGATAGTGTGATTCCAGAAGCGTACCGATTACCTCCAGATTCGATGTTTGTGATTCCCCATCCGATTATGAGTGAGGTGGAACCGAAACTGAAGCCAGGGGAAAGGATACCCGCAGATCGGCGGATTAAAATTGGGGTGGTGGGGATGATTCGTCCGGATAAACCAATCGCCAAATTGGTTCAACAGCTTACCCTTTATACGGCTACTCATCCCAACTGCGAACTGGTTATCGGTACTCCCTTAAGCACTAAACCCAAGGAGCTAGAGAATATAAACGCGACTCTGCGGGATACGACGAAGGAAGAAGACTATTTAAAGGTCTTACAGGAAATCGACATCCTGGTGATTCATTATGACCGCGATCGCTATTATTATCGTACCAGTGGCGTAATCAGCGATGCTGCTTCCTGCGGATGCTATATTATTGCCTCCAATTATCCCGTAATCGAGCACCAGGTCAATTGGCCAACTCCCATTGGTGAAACCTTTGAGAATTTTGAGCAGATTCCTGAACTAATTGATCGGGCAATTCTCCATCTGTACGAATATGGACAAGATAATCATTGGCAATGGCGAAAACAACGTAATGCTGAGGCGATCGCCAAAATCCTCTTTCCGGAAGTTCTCTCACCCTCCCCATGATAAAGATCTTCAATTGATACGATGAACACAGATGAGTCAAGATGATCGGGAATTGGAGAAAGAACTCCAGTTTCTAACTCTTGGTTTAATGCGAACAATATTAGTTTAAATTCTAACATGAATCCTCAACCCCGCAAACGCTTTGCTCAACATTGGCTTAACAGTGAAGCCATTCTACATAAAATCATTCAAGCATCGGATTTAGAAGCCACAGATAGAGTATTAGAAATTGGCCCAGGAACCGGTATTTTAACTCGTCAATTAATTTCCCATGCACAAGCTGTTGTTTCTGTGGAAATTGACCGGGATCTGTGTAAAAAGCTGATCAAAAAATTAGGAGACTCTCAAAACTTTATGCTCTTACAAGGGGATATCCTTTCCTTAGAGTTAGAAGCTCTCCTTTCCACCTATCCCTTGTTTCAAAACCCTAATAAAGTAGTAGCTAATATTCCCTACAATATTACCGGCCCGATTTTAGAAAAACTCTTGGGAAAAATTGCTTCTCCAGTTCCCAAAACCTACGAGAGTATTGTCCTCTTGGTACAAAAAGAAGTAGCCGATCGCCTAGTAGCAAGACCGAGTACCAAAGCCTTTGGGGCCTTATCAGTTCGCGTGCAATATTTAGCTCATTGTGAACTCATTTGTCCTGTCCCACCAAAAGCCTTTTATCCCCCTCCTAAAGTTGAATCTGCCGTGATTCGCTTAACTCCCAGAACTCTGGAAAAACTGGCCTTCAACCCCCGTCATTTAGAACAAATTGTAACTCTTGGCTTTTCCTCGAAACGAAAAATGTTACACAATAATCTCAAATCGAGGATTGAGAGCAATCGCCTGACTCCCATTCTAGAACAACTTGACATTAACCCTCAAGCTCGCGCTGAAGATCTGAGCCTGGAAAATTGGGTTAATCTGAGTAATGTCTTACAAGAGAGTTCCTTATAAACGACAATTGAGTTGTTCAAAGATCGGCTTTAATAATAGCTCAGGATCATCCTTGAAAAACATATGACCGCCCTCAAACAGGTTTAATTTAAATTTTCCTGAAGTATGCTGATTCCATTGCTCAAACTGTTCTGGCGTAGCTACAGTATCATTCATCCCCCCAAACATCGAGATCGGCAAATCCAATGGTGGCTCTAATTGATACTGATATTGTTCATT
This portion of the Roseofilum reptotaenium CS-1145 genome encodes:
- a CDS encoding glycosyltransferase family 1 protein, yielding MLTLMHNGLKDLLLLGDYAPGKKIGFVSLETPLPQGLKKFTQSMNYQVGLQLRREYRHIAMGTRALQFPKEVDTIFVFELYNQHLSILLPLLALQALQGKEVLISLHGNQQFAMSSRIKNLGLMYLRTYLNLFKNLKVVTLELDDSVIPEAYRLPPDSMFVIPHPIMSEVEPKLKPGERIPADRRIKIGVVGMIRPDKPIAKLVQQLTLYTATHPNCELVIGTPLSTKPKELENINATLRDTTKEEDYLKVLQEIDILVIHYDRDRYYYRTSGVISDAASCGCYIIASNYPVIEHQVNWPTPIGETFENFEQIPELIDRAILHLYEYGQDNHWQWRKQRNAEAIAKILFPEVLSPSP
- the rsmA gene encoding 16S rRNA (adenine(1518)-N(6)/adenine(1519)-N(6))-dimethyltransferase RsmA — encoded protein: MNPQPRKRFAQHWLNSEAILHKIIQASDLEATDRVLEIGPGTGILTRQLISHAQAVVSVEIDRDLCKKLIKKLGDSQNFMLLQGDILSLELEALLSTYPLFQNPNKVVANIPYNITGPILEKLLGKIASPVPKTYESIVLLVQKEVADRLVARPSTKAFGALSVRVQYLAHCELICPVPPKAFYPPPKVESAVIRLTPRTLEKLAFNPRHLEQIVTLGFSSKRKMLHNNLKSRIESNRLTPILEQLDINPQARAEDLSLENWVNLSNVLQESSL